A single region of the Undibacterium piscinae genome encodes:
- a CDS encoding DUF423 domain-containing protein has protein sequence MQERRFIAAAAINMFIAVACGAFGAHALKQALSAEMLAIWQTAVHYQMVHALGLLAIALLMARLDSVWSLCAGYSMLAGIVIFSGSLYALALSGIRVLGAITPLGGLAFLLGWAMLAWAAYRR, from the coding sequence ATGCAAGAACGACGTTTCATCGCCGCCGCTGCCATCAATATGTTTATCGCGGTCGCTTGTGGTGCTTTTGGTGCACACGCGCTCAAGCAAGCGCTGAGTGCCGAGATGCTGGCGATCTGGCAAACTGCGGTGCATTATCAGATGGTGCATGCCTTGGGTTTGTTGGCGATTGCCTTGTTAATGGCGCGCCTTGATTCGGTCTGGTCGCTGTGCGCCGGCTATAGCATGTTGGCGGGCATAGTCATTTTTAGCGGTAGCCTGTATGCGCTGGCGCTGAGCGGCATACGTGTGTTGGGCGCGATTACGCCTTTAGGTGGTCTGGCATTTTTGCTGGGGTGGGCGATGCTGGCGTGGGCGGCATATCGCCGTTAA
- a CDS encoding transporter substrate-binding domain-containing protein yields the protein MSLAFTFFSSAQAETITLVSEDNWYPYAALRNGKVSGFTVDVIEAAYAKSGITVEFVSAPYSRCLMMTKSGKALGCFNSLNDASLASDFLFHQEPLFKAVIGIYAKEKTQEKSLKAIDLRGYRVGVTHEYTYGEKIDSDKKIVREVAPSDLSSLRKLTMGRSDYSLVYTRVADYLQTAYPTELKGKVQQVGVALEDKLFVSFSKMRPDAARYAALLDQGLLAIRADGTYRKLEKKWESPSP from the coding sequence GTGAGCCTGGCATTCACTTTTTTCTCCTCGGCACAAGCTGAAACCATCACCTTAGTCAGCGAAGACAATTGGTATCCGTATGCGGCACTGAGAAATGGCAAAGTCAGTGGCTTCACCGTCGATGTCATAGAAGCAGCCTATGCCAAATCCGGTATCACGGTAGAGTTTGTGTCGGCGCCTTACTCGCGTTGTCTGATGATGACCAAAAGCGGTAAAGCCTTAGGCTGCTTTAACAGTTTGAACGACGCCAGTCTGGCCTCAGACTTCCTGTTTCACCAAGAACCCTTGTTTAAGGCGGTGATAGGCATCTACGCCAAAGAAAAAACCCAGGAAAAATCGCTCAAGGCGATCGATCTTCGTGGCTATAGGGTAGGTGTCACGCATGAATATACGTATGGCGAAAAAATAGACAGCGACAAGAAAATCGTCAGGGAAGTGGCGCCCTCTGATTTATCCAGTCTGCGCAAGCTAACGATGGGGCGCTCCGACTATTCGCTGGTGTATACCCGCGTGGCCGACTATCTGCAAACCGCATACCCCACTGAGCTCAAGGGGAAAGTACAGCAGGTTGGGGTCGCGCTGGAAGATAAACTATTCGTCAGTTTTTCGAAAATGCGGCCGGATGCAGCCCGTTATGCAGCCTTGCTGGATCAAGGCCTGCTGGCAATCCGCGCTGACGGAACGTATAGAAAACTGGAGAAGAAATGGGAAAGCCCTAGTCCTTAG